Genomic DNA from Peribacillus simplex:
ATCAAGAAAAAAAGGATGATGATATATGAATGAAGCCTTTGTTCCAGCCTTCCTCAACAGCTTTTTCATATCGCTTGGCGTATTGCTTGGCGGCTCGATAATCGGGGGCCTCGCCGCTTTTTTTACTGGACAGGCCCCGATGACGACTGTATTCCGGCTATCGGACAGCCTTCGTATTTGGGCGATCGTCGCTGCGATCGGGGGTACTTTTGATATGGTCTATAATTTCGAACGCGGTATTTTCCACGGGGAAACGAAGGATATAGTCAAGCAGGTCCTATTGATTCTATCTGCACTTGGCGGAGCACAGACCGGAGCACTGATCATAAACTGGTTCACGCAAGAGCATATTTCATCATGAGGATCCCTCCCTATCACCGGTCTCCCACCTGGCAGCGCTTCTTTGCCGGAGCCGCACTTGGCGGATTGATCAGTTGGATGATTTTCTTTTATATGCATGGTGTCCAGCAGGAGAAGCAGATCCGGACCCTTCACGAACAAAGAGAAGTGATCAAGGATTTAAACGGGAAAATCGCAATTTGGGAGCAGGATTATAAAAAATTGAACCAGAAAAACGAGGAGATATTGACGATTCAGGAAGTGGAAGTAACCATTACGAATGAAAAATACAGTCTGGATCGGCTGAGTATTGCAGAAGCCGAGGATGTGATCGAGGACGACCTTTCCTCTCTTCTCGCCAAAGATGTCGCCAGTGTCTATAACGGAAAGGTGCTTTTGAAAAAATCCATCGAAAATAAGATCGTGACCATCAATAAAAAGCGCTATCGACTTGAAGTCGTCGAGATCATGTTTTATACGAAAATGAATATTGAAATCGAACTAAAAAGGACTACTTCTTAATACTATCCACTAAACGTAAAGACCAAATCATAGGCGATTTGGTCTTTACGTTTTTTCATTCCGCTTTATTCAACTCTTCCATGTCGGCAAGGATATTATCCACTTCATCCCAAGAATGAATCGAAGCCCCAGCTGCAAGGGGGTGGCCTCCTCCGTTATATTTACGGGCAATCGTATTGATGATCGGTCCTTTAGAACGGAAACGGACTCTGATTTCTTTATCCTCTTCAATGAAAAAGACCCATGACTTAACATTTTTAATCGAACCGAGCGAGGAAACGAGCTGAGATGCCTCAGATGTAGAAGCCTGGAACTGTTCAAGTATATCTTTTGTGATGATCATTTTCCCTGTGCCATATGGAAGGATTTCGAAATGCTGCAGCACATAGCCATTCAACCGGACTATGCTTTCCTCGACGTCATACATTTCCTGATATAACTGCGGGCGGGAGAACGAATAGTTGATCAATTCACTGGCATGGGCAAATGTCTTTTCAGTCGTATTCTGGAATAGGAAACGACCTGTATCGCCAACAATTCCTGCATATAGAAGGCGTGCCGCTTCATCACTCATCTTCAAGCCCTGTTCTTTACCGAACTGGTAAAACTCATAAATCATTTCACTTGTTGAACTTGCCGATGTATCGACCCAACGCATATCCCCATATGGATCTTCATTAGGATGATGATCGATCTTAATCAGTTTATCACCCGTCGTGTACCTTGCATCACAAATCCGGTCCGTATTTGCGGTATCACAAACGATGACCAAGGCACCTTGATATGTTTCATCCGAAATCACATCGAGCCTTCTTAAATAATTCAATGACGGTTCTTCTTTCCCGACCGTAAAAATTCGCTTTTCGGGGAAAGATGCTTTCAGGATTTCCGCCAATCCCCCCTGTGAACCATAAGCGTCCGGATCTGGACGGACATGACGATGGAGAATGATAGTATCATAACGCTTTATATCTGCTAATATTTCAGCTTTCATATAGATCTCCCCTTAACATATGTATTATCGAGCCTTATAAAGATGATATATTTCATTTAATCAAAAAATTGGGGAAATAGGAAGACTCATCTTGTTTACTGTGGCATTCTCTTTCATTTCCCGCTACAATAAAAAGGTACATATGTTAAATTGGGGGAATTACAAACGATGCCTATTCTTGTCACCTTGATCGTTCTTTCGCTAGGGGTCTATCTGTTTTATAAAATCAAATCGGTCCGAACCAGGATGCCGATGGAGAAAAAGTGGATTTCAGGTAAGTCTTCCATTGCCCTTGGTGCGTTTGTCGCACTATTCGGAATCAATCAGCTTTTTCTGTTCCACACGACCATCACTTATATCATTGCTGCCGTTTTCATCTTCGTTGGGCTATTCAGTATTTGGGGCGGCTATAAAATGTATAAATTTTATTTGCCGCATGCAATTGAAGAAGCTGCAAATCAAAAAGGATAATCGAATTTCGATTATCCTTTTTATTTTTCATGATCGGTCCAGCAATTGGCAAGTCAACATCGCCTTGCCGACAAGTTTGCCTTGGTTAAACACCTCGACATCCACTTTTCCGAATTTACGTCCTACATCAAGGACACGCGGATGGATTTCAAGCGTACTGTCGATCTGGACTGGCTTGATGAAGTAGATCGTCATGTTTTCCACGACCAGGTCACCGCGCTTATAGCTTCGAAGTGCACGGTTTGCCGAGTCGGTGACCAATGTCGTGAACACACCGCTTGAAATGGTTCCAAGGTAATTGGTCATCTGCGGAGTGACGCCATAGTTATACACTTCCTCGCCCTTGCCGCGATTCGAAGTCATCACAAGCTGGCTTGTGATCGTATCGTCGATCGTTTCGCCGACCTGCGGCTGCCTTTGACTCATTTGCAGTGCCTTCAGCACATCCTGCCTGCTCACGATTCCCTTTAGGATATTACTGTCATTCACGACCGGGATTAACTCAATCCCTTCCCAAACCATCATATGTGCAGAAGATGCCACACTCATTTTATCGCCTACGGTCATCGGGTTTTTCGTCATAACCTTATCAATGAGCGTCAGCTCTTCCTGTCCGATGATATCTTTTGATGTGACCATTCCTTGAACCTTCATATTATCATCGACAACAGGGAAACGGCTATGCCCGGATTCCTGATTCAGTTCATGCCAAGTCTGAACCCGGTCACCCACAGTCAAAAAGGTCGTTTCCTGTACGGGTGTCAAAATATCTTCCACCAGCAAGATTTCCTTTTTGATCAATTGGTCATAAATCGCCCGATTGATCATCGTTGCGACGGTAAACGTATCGTAACTCGTTGAGATGACTGGCATCTCCAATTCATCGGCTAACCTTTTAACGGGCTCTTCCGTATCGAATCCCCCGGTGATCAGCACCGCTGCACCCGCTTTTAACGCGTGCTCGTGGGCCTGTGTACGGTTCCCGACGATCAGCAGGTTTCCTGCCCCTGTATATCTCATCATGGCATCCAGCTTCATCGCCCCGATGACGAATTTATTTAAAGTCTTATGAAGTCCCGTTTTCCCACCAAGAACTTGTCCGTCAACAATATTGACTACTTCTGCGAAAGTGAGCTTTTCAATATTCTCTTTTTTCTTTTTCTCAATACGGATCGTGCCTACCCGCTCAATCGAGCTCACGTAGCCCTGGTTCTCCGCCTCTTTAATTGCCCGGTATGCCGTACCTTCACTAACATTCAATGCTTTCGCAATTTGACGGACGGAAATCTTTTCGCCAACAGGGAGCCCATCGATATGTTTTAATATTTGTTCATGCTTTGTAGCCAAGCGCTTCACCCTTTTCACGGTATTCCTATTCTCCATTATAAGGTCAAAGAGCCTAGTTTATCAAACAACTACTAGTATTGGCGCAACCTTTTGTATTCCTGCTTGCGTTTTACCTTTTGTTTCTTAGGAGAATATAGTATGCCCGTCAAGTTTCCAGCCACCGCCAACAATGCAAACAACAGCCAAGATCCAGCAAACAGGCTCTCCAGACCGCCACTTTCCAACGACAAACGCGGCACGGCATAATACAGCATCACACCGCATAAAAGCAAACACAGCAATAATCTCTGTTTCATCCAATCCCCCCTTTTTTTTCATCTATTCATTTTATGCCTGCGAAAGGAAAAAAGACTTAGCTGTTGAGCGAGAGTTTACTTTCAGATAGATTCACTTTGTATGGATACTTTTTTCATAAAAGAGGGGTGCATTTACTCGATATACATAAGGAGGGATTAGTTTTGTTAAGCATACCAATTCAATAATAGTTGCTTTGAGCGCCCTAACTATAGCTGGATGTTCCGAAGCAGGTACTAAAGTGGCAGTCAATGGAGAGGAAAATGATTCTAAACAGACAGATAATAAAGAAGTGTCAGAAATAAAAGATGAAGATTAGAAAAGAAACTCACTGTACGAGGTAGTTTACAAGGAAAACAGGAAGCAGTAGTATTGGTAAAACACCAATCATCACTTGGTCCACAGCGGTGCAGACAAACGCACCAACAACCACGACTTTCCCATGCAGTAGATTTTGGAAACTGGACGCTATCTCGATAATGAGATATACGGAAGTGTATATGTAAAATAATGAACTTGACTTATTTTCCTAAAGTTCTCCTTTTCTAATAAAAAACTAAAAAGACTTTAGTAAAGGCGGATATAACTAATTGTTAAGTCTTAATGGTGAAAGATACAGTCAACTTACAAACCTTCCAAAACTGAGGGCAATTGGGTTTCTCTCTTAGTTTTAATGCAGAGTTGATTGGAACGGAAGGTGCGAGACTCCTGCGGGAATGCGAGTCCAAGGGAGACCCCGCAGGCGCATAAGCGCCAAGGAGGCTCCCGGACCGCCCGCGGAAAGCGAGTGCCTGCAGTGGAAAGAAACGGTCAAATTTTACAACCTAAAAAAAACTGTCGACACACTCCATTATCATCGAGCTTATCTATAGTCTGACGGAAGCCCCCGCAGGCTCCCGCTCCTATTAAAAATCTATTTCATCCCCGGCTTCCATGATCAGTCCATTTCCCTCTTCAAGCAAGTCGATGAATTTGTCAGGATCCTGTTTGATGACAGGGAAAGTATTGTAATGAATCGGCACGACTTGTTTGGCTTGAAGGAATTTCGCAGCAAGTGCCGCATCTTCAGGGCCCATGGTATAATTGTCGCCGATTGGCAAGAACGCCAAGTCAATCGGATGTCGCTCCCCGATCAGTTTCATATCGGAAAATACCGCTGTATCCCCTGCATGGTAGATCGTTTTCCCATCTATCATAAGCAATATGCCAGCAGGCATTCCTAAATAAATGATTTGCCCCTCTCCGTTATTGAATCCCGTTCCATGGAAAGCTGGCGTCAGTTTCACTTTTCCAAAATCGAACTCGAAAGCCCCGCCGATGCTCATCCCGTGGGTCCTAACCCCTTGAGCACCCAGGTAGTCGGCAATCTCAGCAATGCCGATGACAAGTGCATCATGCCTTTTGGCCAATTCAACCGTATCACCGACGTGGTCATTATGGCCATGTGTTAAGATGATCACATCCGGTTTCACATCTTCTACCTTCAAATCGGTCAATTCGTTTCCAGTAATGAATGGATCGATTAAAATCGTTTTACCATTCGTTTCGACTTTTACAACTGCATGTCCATGAAAAGATACTTTCATTTTTGATGCTCCCTTCCCAATACCCACTAATTTTTTTAAGTAGCTTTCTTAGGCCTTTCCCATTTACTATACTTTTAAATATTGCTATGGTAATTATATCTTATTAATGGAGGTATCGTCATGAATGAACGTTTGACAGAACTACAAAATTGGCTGCAGGCCAATGAGGCTGAAGTCGCTTTACTTACATCTACAGAGAGCATCTTCTATTTGAGCGGTTTTTATAGTGATCCTCATGAAAGACTGCTAGCACTTGCCATTTTTGCAAATGCCGACCCATTCCTTGTCTGCCCGCAGATGGAAGTCCCGGATGCTAAACAGGCTGGATGGGCTGGAGATATCATCGGCTACACCGATATTGAAAATCCTTGGGAAAAAGTTAAGCAAGCAGTGAAGAATCGCGGGTTGACCATTAATACAATGGCCATTGAAAAAGAGCATATGAATGTAGAACGTTATGAAAAAGTCCAACAATACTTCGGAGCACCAAATCTCGTTTCCGCAGAAGAAAAACTTCAAAGGATGCGAATGATCAAATCGGAAGATGAAATGGTCAAAATCCGTGAAGCATGCCGACTTGCCGACTTTGCGATCGAAGTGGGTGTCAGCCAAATTCATGAGGGTAAAACGGAAATGGAAATCCTTGCAGCGATAGAATACGAGTTGAAAAAGGCAGGCGTCAGCCAAATGTCTTTTTCAACCATGGTCCTGACTGGTAAAAATGGCGCTTCCCCACATGGCACACCCGGTAATACGAAGGTTCAGCGCGGCGACCTTGTCCTATTTGACCTGGGCGTCGTTCATGAAGGGTACTGCTCTGACATCACTAGAACGGTTGCTTACGGGGATATCAATGATAAACAGGCAGAAATATATGATACTGTACTTAGAGCCCAAGAAGCTGCCGTTGCAGCCAGTAAACCTGGTGTATCCTGTTCCGAGATAGACTTGACTGCCAGAAACATCATCAGGAATAAAGGATACGGTGATTTCTTCCCGCACAGGCTCGGCCACGGACTTGGGATCAGCGTCCATGAGTATCCATCCTTGACTGAAACGAACTCCCTCGAACTTCAATCCGGAATGGTTTATACCATCGAACCTGGCATATATGTTCCGAATGTTGCCGGCGTAAGGATTGAAGATGATCTACTGATCACCGATACCGGCTGTGAAGTTTTGACCAAATTCCCTAAGAGCCTGCAAATCATAAAGTGATAATGTCTTAACCATTTAATAGATCGAACCCCGGATACCCCCGCCTTCTTTTAAGACGGGGGTATCTATTATTCAAAATTCATTTCAACTAATCGGTCCGAACCAGATATCTTCTTGTGGTGAACCTTGATTCGCCTTCATTTACCCCTGACATAACCACACTATAATGGAAGAGAAAAGCCAAGGCTTGAAATGATTATAAATCTAATCCTTTTATTATGCTGATCTCAAGAATATTAAACTATGCATTATATTTATACGTGCTTTTGCATGCTTTGATATAATCATTTATTTTTTTCACATCACTTAAAATGGTTAGAATCTTTTTCCAGATCATTGGCTAAAACATTCGCTAATTTGTTACAATTGAAATCGGATCCATCAGGTAAACCATAGTATAATAGGAATATAATAGAAGGAGGAGATTCACTTGAATAGTATAGATTATAAAAATATTCTTGTAGCAGTGGACGGTTCGGAAGAAGCAGAGTGGGCCCTAAAAAAGGCAATCTATTTAGCAAAACTCAGTGACGCTACCCTTGTGCTCACACATATCGTGGATACAAGGAATTTCCCTACTGTCGAAGCTTATGATATGACTATCCGTGATCACTCTGAAACCTTTGCCAATGAGCTTTTGGACAAGTATAAAACGGAAGCCATTGCATCCGGGATTGTAAAGGTCCAAACAGAAGTTGCATATGGTTCCCCTAAAGTTCAAATTCCAAGGGATTTAGCGAAAAAGCATTCGATCGATTTAATTGTATGCGGTGCAACGGGCCTTAACGCAGTCGAACGTTTTCTTATCGGCAGCGTGTCGGAAGGCATCGTTCGCCATTCCAACTGTGATGTAATGGTCGTGCGTACGAATTGATAAAAGAAAATGATATAAAAAGCTCGTTCGCCAAATTGGTGAACGAGCTTTTCCCGTTATTCACTTACCAGTTTTTCCGCCTTTTCAATCGCAAGCAAGACTTGGGCAAAACCCGTACCGCCCGCACTGTTACGGCGTTTAACTGCTTCATAAGGATTTAATGCATCATAAATATCCTGTTCAAACAACTCGGAAGCTTCCTGGAATTGTTCCATGCTTAGGTCCACTAAATAGCAGCCATTCTGGACACAGAACAATACAAGCTTCCCGACCACTTCGTGCGCCTTACGGAAAGGCATACCCTTAGAAGCTAGGTAATCAGCTAATTCCGTCGCATTCGAGAAGTCATTTTTTGTTGCTTTTTCCATTACGTCCGTTTTCACTTTCATCGTAGAGATCATGCCGGCAAATATCTTCAGTGAACCAACAATGGTCTTAACCGTATCAAAAACGCCTTCTTTATCTTCTTGCATATCTTTGTTATAAGCAAGCGGCAGTCCTTTCAAAACAGTCAATAACCCCGTTAGGTTCCCATAAACCCGTCCTGTTTTACCACGGATCAATTCCGCCATATCAGGGTTTTTCTTTTGCGGCATGATGCTGCTTCCCGTGGAAAACGCATCATCCAATTCAATGAATTGGAATTCCTGGCTTGACCAGAGAATGATTTCTTCGCTGAAACGGGATAAATGCATCATCATTGTCGCACTGTTGCTCATGAATTCAATGGCAAAATCACGATCACTCACCGCATCAAGGCTGTTTTCGTAAATCCCATCAAACCCCAAGAGTTCCGCACTGAGAACACGGTCAATCGGGAAAGTCGTCCCAGCTAATGCCCCGGCACCCAATGGAGAGATATTGATCCTTTTGAAACTCTCGGTGAAGCGCTGCTTATCACGCTCAAGCATCCAAAAATAAGCCATTAAATGGTGGGCAAATGAAATGGGCTGCGCACGCTGCAAATGTGTATAACCAGGAATTAGTGTTTCCACATTTTTCTTGGATTGTCCCAAAATCGCCATTTGCAAATCATTGATGAGTTCCAGAATCACTTTCGTTTGGTTCCGCATATACAGATGAAGGTCGGTTGCAACTTGGTCATTACGGCTTCTTCCTGTATGAAGCTTTCCGCCAACTGGACCGATTTCGCTTATTAGCATACTTTCCAGGTTAAGATGGATATCTTCCATCTCAACCTTAAAAGTCAATTCACCCTTCTCAGCTTTTTCCTGTAAACTTTTCAGACCCGTAATGATCTGATCCGCATCTTCTTCAGGTAAAATGCTGCATTTCTTTAACATGGTTACATGAGCTAAACTCCCTTGAATATCTTCAAGGACAAGTTCCTGGTCAAAGGATATGGAAGCTCCAAACTCATCTACCCATTCTTCGGCAGATTTCGTGAATCTTCCTCCCCAAAGCTTGCTGCTCACACTGTCACCTTCTTGTTATTGACCATGCTGTTCACTTTCGTTGGAAGTCCCCATAATTTAATGAATCCAACTGCTGCATCATGATCGAATTCGTCAGCTTTTGTATAAGTGGCCAATTTTTCATCATATAGGGAGTACTCGGATTTTCTTCCTTCAACAATCGCATGACCTTTGAATAGTTTCACACGGACCGTACCGGTTACATTCACTTGTGTTTCTTTCAGGAATGCAGCCAAAGCTTTTTGAAGCGGAGAGAACCAAAGTCCTTCATAAATCAATTCAGTCATTTTCTTCTCGATCACCGGTTTGAAGTGAGCCAATTCTTTTACAAGCGTGATATCTTCAAGTTCTTTGTGTGCAGCTATCAATGTCATCGCACCAGGAGCTTCATAGACTTCACGGGATTTGATTCCTACTAATCTATTTTCAACGTGATCGATACGTCCAACTCCGTGCTTGCCGGCAATTTGATTCAACTCGACGATCAGATCAGCCAATTTATAGTTTTTATCATTCAATGTAACCGGCACACCTTGTTCAAAGCCAATTTCAATGATATCAGCAGTATCTGGCGTACTTTCAAGGCTTGCAGTCAAATCATATGCCTCTTCCGGCGGAGCTGCCCATGGATCTTCCAGGATTCCACATTCGTTACTTCTTCCCCAAAGGTTTTGGTCAATCGAGAATGGACTCGCCATGCCAATCGGAACGGGAATGCCATTTTTCGCTGCATATTCAATCTCCTCTTCACGAGACCATTTCCAGTCACGAACAGGTGCAAGAACTTGCAAATTAGGGTTCAATGCAGAGATGGAAACTTCGAAACGCACTTGGTCATTTCCTTTTCCCGTACAACCGTGCGCAACGGCTACCGCGTTTTCCGCTTCAGCCACTTCCACTAATTTCTTCGCGATCAGCGGACGTGATAAAGCTGATACCAATGGATATTTCCCTTCATACAAAGTATGTGCCTGAAGAGCCGTCAATGCGAATTCATCCGCGAATTCGTCCTTCGCATCAATGACATAGGAACTTACCGCACCAACAGTGATCGCTTTTTCTTTAATGAAGTCCAAATCTTTCCCTTCACCGACATCCAAGCAGCATGCCACAACTTCGTACCCTTGATCTTGTAACCATTTAATTGCAACGGAAGTATCCAAACCTCCGGAATATGCTAAAACAACTTTTTGATTATTCATTTCCATCGTCCTTTCGTGTGAATAAAAATTCATCGTTTGTTATTTTTATTCAATCTATGATTAGTACTTTATCATCTTTATTAAAGGAATACAAGGGGTATTTTAAAGATTTTGCTAAATAATCCGCTAATATTTTCAAGGAATTTACACATTGGATGCTTCCCCGAGAATATAGTAAACTAGGAGTATGATAAATCGAAAAGCGGAGGGCATATGAAAGAACTATTTATCTATGATGAACGGCTTGGCATCTCCATTCCCGATTTGAATCTGGAGTGGGATGAATATACAAAAGGCGAGCAACAGCAAATACTCGTAAATTGGGAGAATATCCGGGGAAGCATCCCGGACCGCATCAAGGAACTGGAATCCACCATTAACCGAAAGCAGTTTCGGCTCTCCGACGAGAGTGATTTCGCCAAATCATGCCAGCTCAATTCCGAAATTGCGGAACTTGCTTCCATCATCAATGATTTATGGCTATGGTATCGTGCCAATCAAGGCGTAACTGAAAAGATGCATAATTAAGGTCATTTCCATGCAAAAAAAAGCCACAGTTTAAAACTGTGGCTTTTTTTGCATCCCTCTTATAAATCCTTGCGAAGTTCACCGACGACATGTCCCAATTCCGGGAGAATCAATTTATTCATCGCAAGCCTAACCGCCCCTGAAGAGCCTGGGGTGGAAAAAACCGCTTTGTTGTTCACGACTCCCGCAATCGCCCTGGATAGAATGGCGGCAGACCCGATATCCTCTTGATAGCTGAGCATTCGAAAAATCTCGCCAAAACCGGGAATTTCCTTGGTCATCAACTCTTTGACCGCCTCTATCGTCACATCCCTATTGGCGATGCCAGTGCCTCCATTTGTTAATATGACATCGACCATACTGCTTTGGCTACCGGATGTGACCGCATCCTGAATCGCTTTCCGCTCATCTTTAACGATTACATAATCCGTCACTTCATGCCCATTCGACTTCAGCAATTCCATCATCAGTGCTCCGCTTTTATCCGTTTCTTCATTTCGCGTATCGCTGACGGTTATCACCATGCAGCGAACTGCCTCCGTGATGGCTTTTTTATGCTTCTTGACACTCATTCTTCATCAGCCTTCTTCTCCAGTAAATAACGGAATTGATAGAACTTCTGGGCAAATTCACTGACACTCCGGGTCATTTGATAATTGGACCCGGCCCCTATGGCCATGCTGATGAATGGTATGCCCCGAACCAGTTTTTTTCGGAAAACAGTAATGGATAATGCTTTCAACAGCTGCTTCAGCGGCTGTTCCATCCAGGTAGGGTTTGTCAGTTCCTCGATTCCTAAATAAAAATAATCATCTTCTGCGGTCTGGACCTCGCGGATCAATTCTTCCCAAGCTATTCCTTGGAGCCTCTTTGGCATCGCTCCTGCATTGAATACCTTAAGGGCCAGCATCATTTCAAACGGTGTATTCACCTCAACACCATAAGACATCGCAATCAGCTGTACGATCCTGACATTGATGACCGTCATGGCCGGAATATCGCTCCCTAGCAGAAGCAGGCCTCCTGATCCGCTCAGCCCGCCTTGTGCAAATGAATATAAGCGATGCTTTGCGATATGCTGATTGGCTATGTAATTCAACTGATCGATCGATAAGTGATTCAAATCACTCAACGTTTCGATTTCTTCATTAAACACGCGCGCAGATGCTAATATCCGCTCTCTTGCATCTATTTGAACTTGTGAGCTCTGAACCATGGCATGCAAATGAAAAAGCCAAGTATCAAGCTTGTCAAAAAACTGTTGCTGGACGTTTTCCGGTAGCAGGGCAAACCCCTGCTCCAACCATTTATCATACAGTGCAGCCAGGTCCGTTGGCTCATATTGATAAAGTTTTTCCTGCCATTCACTAATTTCATTCCAAAGTTTCATTTCCCGGTTCGTGAATTCCATGCATCAAGCCTCCTATGTACAGAATTGGTGGATTCTACCTCAAGTATAACATAGAGGGAAGTTTTTTTAGAGAATAGATGATGGCGATCCAGCGTTCAAGGGTTTGGATTGCATGGACATAAAACCATGAGAAGGCGGATTTTGAGGATGAAATTTCATGGGAAAGACCCCTTACCAGAGAGATAAGGGGATCATTATTAACAGGAAGTCATGTTTTCCAAGTTTCGCTCAAAGCTATTTTCATGGTGTCCCTGACAATCATGATTTCTTCATTAGTTGGGATGACCATGACTTTCACAGGGGAATAGGGTGCATTGATGAACGCTTCCTTACCCGAGGTGCGATTGAGATCCTTGTCCCAATATACCCCCATGAATTCAAGTCCCTCCAAGATTCGCCCCCTAATGGTTTGACTGTTTTCACCGATGCCCGCGGTAAAAATGATGCCGTCCACACCTCCCATTTTAGCCGAATAGGAGCCTATGTACTTGTGAATCCGGTCTGCGAATACTTTAAGTGCGAGTTCAGCCCGCACATTGCCTTTATCCGCTTCAATTTGAATATCACGCAGGTCGCTGGAAAATCCGGAAAGGGCCAGAATGCCGCTCTTCTTATTCAGGACATCCAGCACTTCATCTGCTGTTTTTCCCGTCTTCTCCATGATATAAGGAATCAATGCCGGGTCGATGTTCCCTGAACGCGTTCCCATAGTAACACCGGCCAATGGTGTAAATCCCATTGATGTATCAATTGATTTGCCGCCCTTTATGGCCGTAATGCTTGCACCGTTCCCTAAATGGCACGATATCAACCGAAGCTGTTCAATTGGGCGGCCAATCATTTCGGCAGCCCGCTGCGATACATATTTATGTGAAGTACCATGAAACCCATACTTCCTTATTCCGTAATTTTCATAATATTCAAGGGGTAAGCTGTACAAATAGGAACCTGCTGCCATCGTTTGGTGGAAGGCAGTGTCGAATACCGCAACCGCTGGTACATCATCCAGTATTCGCCTGAAGGCTTTGATCCCGGTGATATTGGCAGGATTATGAAGGGGCGCCAACTCGGAAAGCTTTTCGATTTCCTCTATTACGTCCTCCGTAATCAAGACCGAGTCCGTGAATATCTCACCGCCATGCACCACCCGATGCCCTACGCCATCTATCTCTTCAAAGGAGCCAATGATGCGATGGTCAATCAGCTTTTTCAATAAAAGCCCTACAGCTATTTCATGATTGGGTATATCAATCGTTTCAGAAACATTTTCGCCTTCGACGCTTAAGGTAAATGCGGAATTTTTCAAGCCGATTCTGTCTACAAGACCTTTTGTAATTACTTTTTCACAAGGCATCTCAAAAAGCTGAAACTTCAATGAAGAGCTGCCCGCATTAATAGCCATGATTTTTGACATCCATCCTGCTCCTTTACTCTAAGCTAGTTCTTCCTATGTTCAGCCCAACGAAACGTGCAGTGTATTGTACAATCTTATCATGGCAAGCGGATTCAACCAAATAATAATGAAAAATTGCAAATAATCACTCTTTCAAAAAAAAGAAAGCCAATGCCTGCGGCATCAGCTTTCATTGACTATTTTTCCTCTTTAAACCAATCGTCCATCTGTTGCATGACAGACCTGGTCGCTTCAAAATCCGACAACTTCGGAAGTTGTACGAGCAATGCCTTCTTCGGTGCTTCGATACCCTCTTTTTTCTTTTGGAGGATCAGGATGCTT
This window encodes:
- the argH gene encoding argininosuccinate lyase → MSSKLWGGRFTKSAEEWVDEFGASISFDQELVLEDIQGSLAHVTMLKKCSILPEEDADQIITGLKSLQEKAEKGELTFKVEMEDIHLNLESMLISEIGPVGGKLHTGRSRNDQVATDLHLYMRNQTKVILELINDLQMAILGQSKKNVETLIPGYTHLQRAQPISFAHHLMAYFWMLERDKQRFTESFKRINISPLGAGALAGTTFPIDRVLSAELLGFDGIYENSLDAVSDRDFAIEFMSNSATMMMHLSRFSEEIILWSSQEFQFIELDDAFSTGSSIMPQKKNPDMAELIRGKTGRVYGNLTGLLTVLKGLPLAYNKDMQEDKEGVFDTVKTIVGSLKIFAGMISTMKVKTDVMEKATKNDFSNATELADYLASKGMPFRKAHEVVGKLVLFCVQNGCYLVDLSMEQFQEASELFEQDIYDALNPYEAVKRRNSAGGTGFAQVLLAIEKAEKLVSE
- a CDS encoding acetate kinase, producing the protein MSKIMAINAGSSSLKFQLFEMPCEKVITKGLVDRIGLKNSAFTLSVEGENVSETIDIPNHEIAVGLLLKKLIDHRIIGSFEEIDGVGHRVVHGGEIFTDSVLITEDVIEEIEKLSELAPLHNPANITGIKAFRRILDDVPAVAVFDTAFHQTMAAGSYLYSLPLEYYENYGIRKYGFHGTSHKYVSQRAAEMIGRPIEQLRLISCHLGNGASITAIKGGKSIDTSMGFTPLAGVTMGTRSGNIDPALIPYIMEKTGKTADEVLDVLNKKSGILALSGFSSDLRDIQIEADKGNVRAELALKVFADRIHKYIGSYSAKMGGVDGIIFTAGIGENSQTIRGRILEGLEFMGVYWDKDLNRTSGKEAFINAPYSPVKVMVIPTNEEIMIVRDTMKIALSETWKT
- a CDS encoding universal stress protein; its protein translation is MDYKNILVAVDGSEEAEWALKKAIYLAKLSDATLVLTHIVDTRNFPTVEAYDMTIRDHSETFANELLDKYKTEAIASGIVKVQTEVAYGSPKVQIPRDLAKKHSIDLIVCGATGLNAVERFLIGSVSEGIVRHSNCDVMVVRTN
- a CDS encoding EcsC family protein gives rise to the protein MEFTNREMKLWNEISEWQEKLYQYEPTDLAALYDKWLEQGFALLPENVQQQFFDKLDTWLFHLHAMVQSSQVQIDARERILASARVFNEEIETLSDLNHLSIDQLNYIANQHIAKHRLYSFAQGGLSGSGGLLLLGSDIPAMTVINVRIVQLIAMSYGVEVNTPFEMMLALKVFNAGAMPKRLQGIAWEELIREVQTAEDDYFYLGIEELTNPTWMEQPLKQLLKALSITVFRKKLVRGIPFISMAIGAGSNYQMTRSVSEFAQKFYQFRYLLEKKADEE
- a CDS encoding argininosuccinate synthase; translation: MNNQKVVLAYSGGLDTSVAIKWLQDQGYEVVACCLDVGEGKDLDFIKEKAITVGAVSSYVIDAKDEFADEFALTALQAHTLYEGKYPLVSALSRPLIAKKLVEVAEAENAVAVAHGCTGKGNDQVRFEVSISALNPNLQVLAPVRDWKWSREEEIEYAAKNGIPVPIGMASPFSIDQNLWGRSNECGILEDPWAAPPEEAYDLTASLESTPDTADIIEIGFEQGVPVTLNDKNYKLADLIVELNQIAGKHGVGRIDHVENRLVGIKSREVYEAPGAMTLIAAHKELEDITLVKELAHFKPVIEKKMTELIYEGLWFSPLQKALAAFLKETQVNVTGTVRVKLFKGHAIVEGRKSEYSLYDEKLATYTKADEFDHDAAVGFIKLWGLPTKVNSMVNNKKVTV
- a CDS encoding MogA/MoaB family molybdenum cofactor biosynthesis protein produces the protein MSVKKHKKAITEAVRCMVITVSDTRNEETDKSGALMMELLKSNGHEVTDYVIVKDERKAIQDAVTSGSQSSMVDVILTNGGTGIANRDVTIEAVKELMTKEIPGFGEIFRMLSYQEDIGSAAILSRAIAGVVNNKAVFSTPGSSGAVRLAMNKLILPELGHVVGELRKDL